The following are encoded in a window of Aerosakkonema funiforme FACHB-1375 genomic DNA:
- a CDS encoding MFS transporter produces the protein MVEILQSPDKESNELAQTPSASGKWGAMLGAGIGWFMFGLQLYLVNIALPVMVKALDTNFATIQWTLLSYVLMLTVMVLGAARLGDMYNKKWLYLGGVIMFTIGCLLCGLAPTVEFLIAFRALQGLGAVFISALPVAIVTEAFPQQERGWALGILNGVFTLGIALGPAIGGLLLALGNWRLIFLVNVPIGMIASLIVALFVPSFSSINIKQKLDWIGVFLMTLTLTCFALGMTRIQSFGLGDRTEQILLAVAAIGLICFLAVESRIQEPMLDLGMFRSLEFSFSLLLVWMVYIIIAAMDLIVPFFLELVKQYSPLQAGLLLTVLPLSSVLASFIAGTMSDRFGEHTIVTVALLLLILGCWATSTLDDKSTDLGFIVRLVPVQMGLGTFYASNSSAVMGTVKREQLGIASGLLSFWRTLGLTTGVALLGTLFSTSTISRANTAAKIDVTNAPVEALVEGVDVTFEFALGIAIAATIVGLFLWWRSVARE, from the coding sequence AGCTATACCTGGTCAATATTGCACTTCCCGTAATGGTAAAAGCGCTCGATACCAACTTTGCGACTATTCAATGGACGCTCTTAAGTTATGTGCTGATGCTGACAGTTATGGTGCTGGGTGCAGCGCGATTGGGCGATATGTACAACAAGAAGTGGTTGTACTTAGGCGGAGTAATCATGTTCACCATCGGTTGCTTGCTGTGCGGACTTGCACCGACGGTAGAATTTTTAATCGCTTTTCGGGCTTTACAAGGACTCGGTGCTGTGTTTATATCGGCGTTGCCAGTAGCGATCGTAACGGAAGCATTTCCCCAACAGGAACGGGGATGGGCGCTGGGAATTCTTAACGGGGTATTCACTTTGGGAATTGCTCTGGGACCGGCGATCGGAGGACTTTTGCTCGCGCTGGGGAACTGGCGTTTAATCTTTTTGGTAAATGTGCCGATCGGCATGATTGCGAGTTTAATAGTTGCCCTATTTGTCCCGTCTTTCTCTAGCATAAATATCAAACAAAAACTAGATTGGATTGGCGTATTTTTAATGACGCTAACATTGACTTGCTTTGCTTTGGGAATGACAAGAATACAAAGTTTTGGCTTAGGCGATCGCACAGAGCAAATTTTGCTGGCTGTGGCGGCGATCGGTTTAATTTGTTTTTTGGCGGTAGAATCTCGAATTCAAGAGCCGATGCTCGATTTGGGGATGTTTCGCTCTCTCGAATTCAGCTTTAGTTTATTGCTAGTTTGGATGGTTTATATTATCATCGCCGCGATGGATTTGATCGTACCTTTCTTTCTGGAGTTGGTTAAGCAATATTCTCCCTTGCAGGCGGGGTTATTGCTGACAGTTTTGCCGTTATCATCGGTGTTAGCTTCATTCATTGCCGGCACTATGTCCGATCGATTCGGAGAGCATACGATCGTCACAGTGGCGCTGTTGTTACTTATATTGGGGTGCTGGGCGACTAGCACTTTGGACGACAAATCGACCGATTTGGGCTTTATTGTCAGGCTTGTACCGGTGCAGATGGGATTGGGAACGTTTTATGCTTCCAATAGTAGCGCCGTGATGGGAACGGTGAAGCGGGAACAGTTAGGTATAGCTTCGGGTTTGTTGTCTTTCTGGCGGACATTAGGCTTAACAACAGGTGTGGCGTTACTGGGGACTTTGTTTTCAACTTCGACGATTTCTAGGGCTAATACTGCTGCTAAAATTGATGTCACAAATGCACCTGTAGAAGCATTGGTTGAAGGGGTAGACGTTACTTTTGAGTTTGCGCTAGGAATTGCGATCGCTGCCACAATTGTAGGGCTTTTTCTGTGGTGGCGATCTGTAGCTAGGGAATAG
- a CDS encoding sulfate ABC transporter substrate-binding protein, whose amino-acid sequence MRYPQVPIANLRSKLGPFGQRYKNYIFLLLVTISLSLSLSIRACGKENILPTSSPVAQIQSIAQKRKPIELSLVSFSITKAAYTEIVPLFKEKWRREHNQEVKFRLSFAASSTQAKAVINGLPADVVHLALALDTNKIQKAGLIKPGWEKRVPNNGIVTQTVGAIVTRADNPKRVYTWLDLAKPGVSVITADPKTSGIARWNFLAFWGAVTQTGGTETEALDFVTKVFQNVKILATDAREATDLFLRQQEGDVLINYENELIVAKREGLAKDTVVVIPDINISIDNPIAVVDKYVDRRGSREVAEAFVKFLYTPEAQRAFAQVGFRPLDFQIAPELSGKFPRVTKLFTAEAFGGWNAIQEKFFKDEGLFDRIQAKIRAKRL is encoded by the coding sequence ATGAGATATCCTCAAGTGCCGATCGCTAATCTTAGGTCTAAATTAGGGCCATTTGGCCAACGTTACAAAAATTACATTTTCCTTCTGTTAGTAACGATTAGTCTCAGTTTGAGTCTCTCGATCCGTGCCTGTGGTAAAGAAAATATTTTGCCAACCTCATCTCCTGTAGCGCAAATACAATCGATCGCGCAGAAACGCAAACCGATCGAACTAAGTTTAGTTTCGTTCTCCATCACCAAAGCAGCTTACACAGAAATAGTACCTTTATTCAAAGAAAAATGGCGGCGCGAACATAACCAAGAAGTAAAATTTCGTTTAAGTTTTGCCGCCTCTAGCACGCAAGCAAAAGCGGTGATTAATGGATTGCCAGCAGATGTAGTGCATTTAGCATTAGCACTGGATACAAACAAAATTCAAAAAGCAGGTTTGATTAAACCAGGTTGGGAAAAAAGAGTACCGAATAATGGGATTGTCACTCAGACGGTAGGAGCAATTGTTACTCGTGCGGACAATCCCAAACGAGTTTATACTTGGTTGGATTTAGCTAAACCGGGAGTGAGTGTAATTACAGCAGATCCAAAAACATCTGGAATTGCAAGGTGGAATTTCCTAGCTTTCTGGGGCGCTGTCACGCAAACAGGAGGTACTGAGACAGAAGCTTTAGATTTCGTCACGAAAGTTTTTCAGAATGTCAAGATATTAGCAACAGATGCTAGAGAAGCGACAGATTTGTTTTTGCGACAGCAAGAGGGGGATGTTTTGATTAACTATGAAAATGAGTTGATTGTAGCCAAGCGGGAAGGTTTGGCAAAAGATACCGTTGTTGTCATTCCCGATATCAATATTTCCATCGATAATCCGATTGCTGTAGTTGATAAATATGTCGATCGAAGGGGTAGCCGGGAAGTCGCCGAAGCTTTTGTCAAATTTCTTTATACTCCGGAAGCACAACGAGCTTTCGCCCAAGTCGGATTTCGTCCTTTAGATTTTCAAATAGCGCCAGAGTTGTCGGGTAAATTTCCGAGGGTGACTAAATTGTTTACGGCTGAGGCATTCGGGGGATGGAATGCAATTCAAGAGAAATTTTTTAAGGATGAGGGATTGTTCGATCGCATCCAAGCAAAAATTCGGGCTAAACGCTTATAA